A single window of Solea solea chromosome 9, fSolSol10.1, whole genome shotgun sequence DNA harbors:
- the znf644b gene encoding zinc finger protein 644, whose translation MSDVKPQNAREDKDVASMSDRPGHTQEPLQSHTFCLKNNAAGPSSEEHENPLNGTQLIPFVYSSVPAVPQAGNSLPSGALVNGPASHPTSEVHHVLNKGAASSNNVPGAAWQEGKNMSPEVLPPPSELQSDAWKNTVGPTVKTPATQPCVNTPPSHSKKNESKLACSAPSGDSVEQTHVSIPHTKETIEMRSQRSVCCPEISSDDYGDAEVIRWDSTRDWVLHSGEKQGSGVKQHSSHVKSMWGSEEKVNNSLNHTCSRNDAPNVDNAHKDDSVVAQCGIKYSALPFRNHSWNMVLEREHCVCSEAQRGCNDENDPEHKEGVSQEVEQLKTEQLHPSFFSCTMCDINFKEKTHFHRHMMYHLGKHNQVKSEAFICRECGRLFCDRNSLMRHIIIHRDKLQLMKLMEEIKGLRNVESEGGGTTALCPHPASVCSRPKILVQHAATRNNVKHYYFCEECDYVTLTQQALKLHLHVTHRTQDTTTVHASDAEKAAHVQFQCKMGILQSQQSHQPGAEAFFSKRFSGKEETSTVHSPQVKLQISCNKRAPSPYLWRISRHGNLCLRPGDNLDVPTDLTCAVEKDDAERNGCEIFGSSAQRNRAETGVVLPSSPSLELDQVSCEGSTEGRVNQKSLSMRNMSTLLQSSIDKVKGCVFPGFSQRQRKHSTVRELEKGCEGGRNFSDESEGNPYDQRCSRKRQRFSPEDQRTHFLSSQDDEAEDCSDIEQLVIKEEFLETSVCENPQESPYVSKRDSFGVSSSQVLKHKRCPYCPAMFESGVGLSNHMRGHLHRAGLNYNARHMVSPEQVVLQDHRLRTRRRTRTAMRKTRKAMKPETRGKHMCPLYCGQFDTKTGLSNHVRGHLKKIGRSVSSTTKSPLCILNGLLLDKKEHENILRVLKKDRAPASQKISSSTSSLDVMHAVLPVTIQCEMKRPQATGGGFVPNHEVQTFTEKMQCQTEAHRGIKASSSTLAKLLKTRRELMELPTRSSQKECAARKLCSVTQDYKEETTSVEQNDIQGEPRQICLQCKSSFPAAVGLSARLHGDSSRKRFALFEDSGYDRKQERLRPEQKQSSPSFNAQMYTLTCRFCDLVFEGPLSIQEDWIRHLQRHLLHNSVPHSGTSMVEVLESWSKNTCKHV comes from the exons ATGTCTGATGTGAAGCCACAGAATGCACGAGAGGACAAAGACGTGGCGTCAATGTCTGACAGGCCGGGTCACACTCAGGAGCCATTACAGAGTCACACTTTTTGTCTGAAAAACAATGCTGCAGGCCCGTCCTCCGAGGAGCACGAAAACCCTTTAAATGGAACCCAGCTGATTCCATTTGTATACAGCAGTGTCCCTGCTGTTCCCCAAGCAGGCAATTCATTGCCTTCAGGAGCACTTGTTAATGGACCTGCTTCACACCCCACCTCAGAGGTGCACCATGTCCTGAACAAAGGTGCCGCTTCATCCAACAATGTCCCGGGCGCCGCGTGGCAAGAGGGGAAGAACATGAGCCCTGAGGTGTTGCCACCACCTAGTGAGCTTCAATCAGACGCTTGGAAAAACACAGTGGGGCCCACTGTAAAAACACCGGCCACACAGCCATGTGTCAACACGCCGCCATCTCACTCAAAGAAGAATGAGTCTAAACTGGCCTGTTCTGCTCCATCAGGTGACAGCGTGGAGCAAACGCATGTTAGCATACCtcacacaaaagaaacaataGAAATGAGATCTCAACGCAGCGTTTGTTGTCCGGAAATCTCCTCGGATGATTACGGTGATGCTGAAGTAATCAGGTGGGATTCAACAAGAGACTGGGTCTTACATAGTGGTGAAAAGCAGGGGAGTGGAGTGAAGCAGCACAGTAGTCATGTAAAAAGCATGTGGGGCTCTGAAGAAAAGGTCAACAACAGCTTAAATCACACATGCAGCCGTAATGATGCTCCAAACGTTGACAATGCTCACAAAGATGATTCTGTAGTTGCACAGTGTGGTATTAAATATTCTGCGTTGCCATTCAGAAATCATTCATGGAACATGGTGTTAGAGAGAGAACATTGTGTTTGTAGTGAAGCACAGCGAGGCTGTAATGATGAAAATGACCCTGAACATAAAGAAGGTGTTAGTCAAGAAGTAGAACAGCTGAAAACAGAGCAACTCCATCCATCGTTCTTTTCGTGCACAATGTGCGACATTAACTtcaaggaaaaaacacatttccatagACATATGATGTATCATTTAGGCAAGCATAATCAGGTGAAGAGCGAGGCCTTTATATGCAGGGAGTGTGGGCGTTTGTTCTGTGATAGGAACTCCCTCATGAGGCACATCATTATTCACCGAGACAAGCTGCAACTTATGAAACTGATGGAGGAAATCAAAGGTCTCAGGAACGTGGAATCTGAAGGCGGGGGCACCACAGCGCTGTGCCCTCACCCTGCCTCTGTTTGCAGTCGTCCAAAAATCTTGGTCCAGCATGCGGCGACGCGCAACAATGTGAAGCACTACTACTTCTGTGAGGAGTGTGACTATGTCACGCTCACACAGCAGGCACTCAAACTACACTTACATGTCACACACCGGACTCAGGACACCACAACAGTTCATGCTAGCGACGCCGAGAAAGCTGCACATGTCCAGTTTCAGTGTAAAATGGGGATTCTGCAGAGTCAGCAATCACACCAGCCTGGAGCTGAAGCCTTTTTCTCCAAGCGTTTCAGTGGAAAGGAGGAGACGTCCACTGTCCACTCCCCTCAGGTCAAGCTCCAAATCAGCTGCAACAAACGGGCACCATCGCCATATTTGTGGAGGATCAGCAGGCACGGGAATTTATGCCTGCGGCCGGGAGACAATCTCGACGTGCCAACTGATCTCACCTGTGCGGTGGAAAAAGACGACGCTGAAAGAAATGGCTGTGAGATTTTTGGCAGCTCGGCGCAAAGGAACCGTGCTGAAACTGGAGTGGTCTTACCATCATCTCCAAGTCTTGAATTAGACCAGGTGTCTTGTGAGGGAAGCACAGAAGGCCGAGTTAACCAAAAATCTCTATCAATGAGGAACATGTCAACACTTCTCCAAAGCAGTATTGACAAAGTGAAAGGTTGTGTTTTTCCAGGTTTTAGCCAGAGGCAGAGGAAACACTCTACTGTCAGGGAGCTGGAGAAAGGCTGTGAGGGTGGCCGTAACTTCAGTGACGAGAGTGAAGGGAACCCGTATGATCAGAGGTGTTCCAGAAAGAGGCAGAGGTTTTCCCCCGAAGACCAAAGAACCCATTTTCTCAGCAGTCAAGATGATGAGGCTGAAGACTGCAGTGACATAGAGCAGCTCGTCATCAAGGAGGAGTTTCTCGAAACGTCAGTGTGTGAAAATCCACAAGAATCGCCGTACGTGTCCAAAAGGGACAGCTTTGGTGTCTCATCCTCGCAAGTGCTCAAACACAAGCGCTGTCCGTACTGCCCGGCCATGTTTGAGTCCGGAGTAGGTCTGTCCAATCACATGCGAGGGCACCTTCATCGAGCTGGATTGAACTATAACGCTCGACACATGGTGTCGCCAGAGCAAGTGGTGTTGCAGGACCATCGCCTGCGAACCAGAAGGAGGACCCGCACAGCAATGAGGAAAACCAGAAAAG CAATGAAGCCAGAAACCAGGGGGAAACATATGTGTCCACTATACTGCGGTCAGTTTGATACAAAGACCGGCCTCTCCAACCATGTGAGGGGACACCTGAAGAAAATAGGTAGAAGTGTCAGCAGCACCACTAAGTCCCCGCTTTGCATCTTGAACGGACTGCTGCTGGACAAAAAGGAGCATGAGAACATCCTGCGGGTTCTCAAGAAGGACCGAGCTCCAGCCTCTCAgaagatcagcagcagcaccagcagtcTGGACGTGATGCATGCTGTTCTACCAGTGACAATCCAGTGTGAGATGAAGAGGCCACAAGCCACAGGAGGTGGATTTGTACCAAACCATGAGGTGCAGACCTTCACAGAGAAGATGCAGTGCCAGACAGAAGCACACAGAGGTATCAAGGCCTCCTCTAGCACTTTAGCTAAACTGCTCAAGACCAGACGAGAACTTATGGAGCTACCAACAAGAAGCAGCCAGAAAGAGTGTGCTGCCAGAAAGCTCTGCAGTGTAACACAAGATTACAAGGAGGAGACGACAAGTGTGGAGCAAAACGACATTCAAG GTGAGCCCAGACAGATTTGCTTGCAGTGTAAGAGCAGCTTCCCTGCTGCTGTCGGTCTGTCTGCTCGTCTCCATGGCGATTCAAGCAGGAAGAGGTTTGCTCTTTTTGAAGATTCAG GTTATGACCGCAAACAGGAGAGACTGAGGCCCGAACAGAAGCAGAGTTCACCCTCCTTCAATGCTCAGATGTACACGCTCACCTGCAG ATTCTGTGATCTAGTCTTCGAGGGCCCTCTTTCTATTCAGGAGGACTGGATCAGGCATTTACAGAGGCACCTTCTGCACAACAGTGTGCCTCACTCAGGAACCAGCATGGTGGAGGTTTTAGAGTCTTGGTCAAAAAACACATGTAAGCATGTTTAA